A section of the Prevotella melaninogenica genome encodes:
- a CDS encoding TonB-dependent hemoglobin/transferrin/lactoferrin family receptor — protein MNHKLYRLIPLLLLIGVIKGHAQQTRLDTTKTQQIKEVVVTADKHNKNVGEIKRTAEQLRVEMPVDMNDLVRYIPSVGVSVSSSRGGMRGFAIRGVEANRVAISIDGVLQPEIQDNIVFSSYGLSNASRIDFDPYFASSVEIQKGANSFVSGTGALGGTVNYSTKEARDLIEGNKQWGLLTTINYNGKENLRTYLLGGAVRLKHFDALLMATHRDGNELRNFSHGKLTRNITSTQIDPMDFHQNTWLGKLSYAPNDNHKFVLSFYAMNRKTNADIWTLEPIDAFTADGKPYYYSHDQSLCRSLSFSYRYLNEKGFVRKLMAKAHLQNSYLDATTWTDFYRPNFDLVNSDMTLIYEGKHTKYRGQATKDKLIQLNIDSKRFDLGNLGSHIFNLSTLIMQRNSDARNVDIETPLASDPVTGYTVRMGKVYKYGEAMGVFAQTYSFLNPITRFNCGLSLMDDIAFGKKFTMKLGVRYDYFLTKDKADEGEQNMGYIRYLLQNMQGVAMNFAPIHDKESGFSFLTSVSYAFHPLLNISYRFSTGFRVPNTEEKYFQFYSLWPSFVVLSNRGLKAEKSFNHEVELNGRGKGFGYLLSLYYNQYSDFIELKQGTLTIEEPLMQRSKSISYAKNVNQSSAHLMGFDAALQVYPGEWIDRLQGFMLSSAFSYAEGESSSGMSMLGIQPLTGNVGIEYTSPNGRWQANVKANLFFAKPVSQTTFWDKDAAGKELIRRYPASFMSNAYTFDVYGYYKLTRNLTLRAGIYNLLNNEYLRWDDLRQLTNPALLSNINYFFQDGKKSLSRFTRPKRYISIALEYKL, from the coding sequence ATGAACCATAAACTATATAGATTGATACCATTGTTGTTGTTGATTGGCGTGATTAAAGGTCATGCACAGCAAACACGATTGGACACAACGAAGACGCAACAGATAAAGGAAGTCGTTGTGACGGCCGACAAACACAACAAGAATGTGGGCGAAATCAAACGCACAGCCGAGCAACTTCGGGTGGAGATGCCTGTCGATATGAACGACTTAGTGCGTTATATTCCGTCGGTAGGAGTGTCGGTTTCGAGTTCAAGAGGAGGTATGCGAGGCTTCGCTATACGTGGAGTTGAGGCCAACAGAGTGGCAATTTCCATCGATGGAGTATTGCAACCAGAGATACAAGACAATATAGTTTTTAGCTCGTATGGGCTTTCTAACGCCTCAAGAATAGACTTCGACCCTTATTTTGCATCGTCGGTTGAAATTCAAAAGGGCGCTAACTCGTTTGTAAGTGGAACGGGAGCTTTGGGCGGAACGGTGAACTATTCTACCAAAGAAGCACGTGACTTGATTGAAGGAAACAAGCAATGGGGACTCTTAACTACCATCAATTACAATGGAAAAGAGAACCTTCGAACCTATCTTTTGGGTGGTGCTGTACGCTTAAAGCATTTCGATGCTCTGTTAATGGCGACACATAGAGATGGTAATGAATTGCGAAATTTCTCGCATGGAAAGCTCACTCGCAACATCACTTCTACGCAAATAGACCCTATGGACTTTCATCAGAACACGTGGTTAGGTAAACTTTCCTATGCACCTAACGACAATCATAAGTTTGTTTTGTCGTTTTATGCGATGAATCGCAAGACAAATGCCGATATCTGGACCCTCGAACCGATAGATGCTTTCACTGCCGATGGAAAACCTTATTACTATTCTCATGACCAATCGCTTTGTCGTTCACTCTCGTTTTCCTATCGATACTTGAACGAAAAAGGCTTTGTTCGTAAGCTAATGGCAAAGGCTCATCTGCAAAATTCCTATTTGGATGCTACCACATGGACCGACTTTTATCGTCCAAACTTCGACCTTGTGAACAGTGATATGACTCTCATCTACGAGGGAAAGCACACGAAGTATCGCGGACAAGCTACAAAAGACAAGCTCATTCAATTGAATATAGACAGCAAACGCTTTGATTTGGGCAACTTAGGAAGCCATATTTTTAACCTCTCTACATTGATAATGCAGCGTAACAGCGATGCAAGGAACGTGGATATTGAAACTCCTTTGGCCTCAGATCCAGTCACTGGATACACGGTTAGAATGGGAAAGGTTTATAAATATGGTGAAGCCATGGGGGTGTTTGCTCAAACTTATTCGTTCTTAAACCCCATAACACGATTCAATTGCGGCCTTTCTTTGATGGATGATATAGCGTTTGGTAAGAAGTTCACAATGAAATTGGGTGTGAGATACGACTATTTCTTGACGAAAGACAAGGCAGACGAGGGCGAACAAAACATGGGATATATTCGCTATCTCTTGCAAAACATGCAGGGAGTAGCCATGAATTTCGCCCCCATTCACGACAAAGAATCGGGCTTTTCGTTTTTAACGTCGGTGTCTTATGCCTTCCATCCGCTGCTGAACATATCCTATCGGTTCTCTACAGGCTTTCGAGTTCCGAACACAGAAGAGAAGTATTTCCAATTCTATAGCCTTTGGCCATCGTTTGTTGTGTTATCAAATAGGGGCTTAAAAGCCGAGAAATCTTTCAATCATGAAGTCGAATTAAATGGTCGGGGCAAAGGTTTTGGCTATTTGTTGAGCCTGTATTATAACCAATATTCAGACTTTATAGAGCTGAAACAAGGCACATTGACGATTGAAGAGCCTTTAATGCAGCGGTCAAAAAGCATTTCTTATGCCAAGAATGTCAATCAATCGTCGGCCCATCTGATGGGATTTGATGCCGCCTTGCAGGTATATCCCGGTGAGTGGATAGACAGATTACAAGGCTTTATGCTTTCATCGGCCTTTAGTTATGCCGAAGGAGAGTCGTCATCGGGAATGAGTATGCTTGGCATTCAGCCTTTAACGGGAAACGTCGGCATTGAATATACGTCGCCAAATGGGCGTTGGCAGGCCAATGTTAAAGCCAATTTGTTCTTTGCAAAGCCTGTATCTCAAACTACTTTCTGGGATAAAGACGCCGCAGGAAAAGAGCTTATACGCCGTTATCCGGCTTCATTCATGAGCAATGCCTATACATTTGATGTCTACGGCTATTACAAACTGACACGCAATCTCACGCTAAGGGCAGGCATATATAACCTGTTAAACAATGAGTATCTACGT